From Lemur catta isolate mLemCat1 chromosome 21, mLemCat1.pri, whole genome shotgun sequence, a single genomic window includes:
- the LOC123625885 gene encoding trichoplein keratin filament-binding protein: MALPTLPSYWCSRRLLSQQMARQREQEARLRQQWDQNSRYFRTSDICSSKQAEWSSKTSYQRSMHAYQREKMKEEKRRSLEARREKLRQLMLEEQDLLARELEELRLSMSSRERRIREQHRNLKSAQEEQRKLVAEQLLYEHWKNNNPELREIELDLHKKHVVNCWETQKEEKKQQEATEEREKKRYENEYERARREALERMKAEEERRQLEGKLQAEALRQQMEELKLKEVEATKLKKEQENLLKQRWELERLEEERKQRAAVQQKAELGRFLRHQYNAQLNRRTQQIQEELEADKRILQALLEEEGEHQRLHLARREQAAADVVWMKQVIEEQLQLEKAREAELQMLLREEAKEMWEKREAEWARERSARDRLMHEVLTGRQQQIQEKIEQNRRAQEESLKHREQLIQSLEEARESARREKEESEGLKSARKQELEAQVAERQLQAWEADQEEEEEAEEARQAEQLTNALLQQEAKTMAEQGYRPKPYGHPKIAWN; encoded by the exons ATGGCTCTCCCCACACTGCCCTCCTACTGGTGCAGCCGGAGGCTCCTGAGTCAGCAGATGGCACGACAGCGAGAGCAGGAGGCCCGGCTTCGGCAGCAGTGGGATCAGAACAGCCGCTACTTCAGGACGTCTGACATCTGCAGCTCCAAACAGGCAGAATGGAGCTCCAAAACCTCCTACCAGCGGAG CATGCATGCGTATCAGCGGGAGAAGatgaaggaggagaagaggaggagtcTGGAGGCCCGACGAGAGAAACTCAGGCAGCTCATGCTGGAGGAGCAGGACCTGCTGGCCAGAGAGCTGGAGGAGCTGAGGCTGAGCATGAGCTCTCGGGAAAGAAGAATCCGGGAGCAGCACAGGAATCTCAAATCAGCCCAAGAAGAGCAAAGGAAACTG GTTGCTGAACAGCTTCTGTATGAACATTGGAAGAACAACAACCCAGAACTTCGAGAG ATCGAGCTGGACCTTCACAAGAAGCATGTGGTAAACTGTTGGGAAacgcagaaagaagaaaaaaaacag CAAGAAGCCACGGAAGAGCGAGAGAAGAAACGGTATGAAAATGAATACGAAAGGGCCCGGAGGGAAGCGCTCGAACGGATGAAAGCGGAAGAGGAGCGGCGGCAACTAGAGGGTAAACTGCAGGCCGAGGCGCTGCGGCAGCAGATGGAGGAGCTGAAGCTGAAGGAGGTGGAG GCCACCAAACTGAAGAAGGAGCAGGAGAATCTGCTGAAGCAGCGGTGGGAGCTGGAGCggctggaggaagagaggaagcagagggCAGCCGTCCAGCAGAAGGCGGAGCTGGG GCGCTTTTTGAGACATCAGTATAATGCACAGCTCAACAGACGGACGCAGCAGATCCAAGAGGAACTG GAGGCAGACAAGCGGATCCTGCAGGCgctgctggaggaggagggcgAGCACCAGCGCTTGCACCTGGCCAGGAGGGAGCAGGCCGCGGCCGACGTGGTCTGGATGAAGCAGGTCATCGAGGAGCAGCTGCAGCTGGAGAAGGCGCGGGAGGCAGAGCTGCAGATGCTGCTGAG GGAGGAGGCCAAGGAGATGTGGGAAAAGCGCGAGGCAGAGTGGGCCCGAGAGCGGAGCGCGAGGGACAGACTGATGCACGAG GTTCTGACAGGGAGACAACAacaaatacaagagaaaattgaACAAAACCGACGGGCACAAGAAGAATCCCTAAAACACAGGGAGCAGCTCATCCAAAGTCTAGAGGAGGCAAGAGAGTCAGCTCGCCGTGAGAAAGAGGAGAGTGAAGGACTGAAATCGGCCAGGAAACAGGAGCTGGAAGCTCAG GTCGCGGAGCGCCAGCTGCAGGCCTGGGAAGCagaccaggaggaggaggaggaagcggaGGAGGCCAGACAGGCAGAGCAGCTCACCAACGCCCTGCTGCAGCAGGAGGCAAAGACGATGGCTGAGCAGGGCTACCGGCCTAAG